Proteins found in one Cyprinus carpio isolate SPL01 chromosome B10, ASM1834038v1, whole genome shotgun sequence genomic segment:
- the ywhah gene encoding 14-3-3 protein eta — MADREQLIQRARLAEQAERYDDMASAMKLVTELNEPLSNEDRNLLSVAYKNVVGARRSSWRVVSSIEQKTAADGNEKKLELVRVYRETIEKELESVCQDVLTLLDQYLIKNCDETQVESKVFYLKMKGDYFRYLAEVATGEKRASAVESSEGAYKEAFDISKSMPATHPIRLGLALNFSVFYYEIQNTPEQACQLAKEAFDDAIGHLDNLNEDSYKDSTLIMQLLRDNLTLWTSDQQDSEGGDANN, encoded by the exons ATGGCTGACAGGGAGCAACTGATCCAAAGAGCCCGTCTGGCGGAGCAGGCGGAGCGCTACGATGATATGGCCTCCGCGATGAAGCTG GTCACAGAACTGAATGAGCCTTTGTCCAACGAGGACCGCAACCTGCTCTCTGTGGCCTACAAGAACGTGGTTGGGGCCCGGCGGTCATCTTGGCGAGTCGTTTCTAGCATAGAGCAGAAGACAGCGGCGGATGGCAACGAGAAGAAATTGGAACTGGTGCGTGTTTACCGAGAGACCATCGAGAAAGAGCTGGAGTCGGTGTGCCAAGACGTTCTCACCCTGTTGGACCAGTACCTCATCAAGAACTGTGACGAAACCCAGGTGGAGAGCAAGGTCTTCTACCTGAAGATGAAGGGTGACTACTTCCGGTACCTGGCCGAGGTCGCCACCGGCGAAAAGAGGGCCTCTGCCGTCGAATCGTCCGAAGGCGCCTACAAAGAGGCTTTCGATATTAGCAAGAGCATGCCAGCTACCCATCCCATCCGCCTCGGCCTGGCACTCAACTTTTCCGTCTTCTACTACGAGATCCAAAACACTCCCGAGCAGGCCTGCCAGCTTGCCAAGGAAGCCTTCGATGATGCCATCGGCCACCTGGACAATCTGAACGAGGACTCCTATAAGGACTCCACGCTCATCATGCAGCTCCTGCGGGACAACCTCACCCTGTGGACCAGCGACCAGCAGGACAGCGAAGGAGGAGACGCCAATAACTAA